One Micromonospora sp. FIMYZ51 genomic window carries:
- a CDS encoding LLM class flavin-dependent oxidoreductase: MRTVIGTAPPDEGLTMSDYGHALTFGSFLTPGNADPARPVGLAMLSEQVGLDLVTFQDHPYQSSFLDTWTLLSFVAARTERVRLAANVTNLPLRPPAVLARSVASLDLLSGGRTELGLGAGAFWDAIEAMGGRRLSPGQGVQALEEAIEIIRQIWDADARGGVRVDGKFHRAVGAKRGPAGAHDLSIWLGAYKPRMLALTGRRADGWLPSLAYLSPGDLAKGNAIIDDAATEAGRSPADVRRLLNINGRFAPVGRGPLDGPAEQWAEELADLALTEGISTFILGSDDPDDLRRFAAEVAPATRELVATERGTGTAGTGTSGTGTSGTSTADSRPDSAPATAPGGTTRTAPGGTTNTAPGGVGRAAGRRAGVGATPFAVVPTPDDGVRRSEVRVWDESTRPSGPAPDPERTYTAHEQAGAQHLIDVHDGLRAELAQIHDLIEQVAAGLIDVGTARSHINTMTMRQNKWTLGTYCESYCRVVTTHHTIEDRSLFPHLRRADSRLAPVIDRLEAEHHAIHDVLEGVDRALVAFVATPDGMAELRAAVDLLSDTLLSHLSYEERELVEPIARLGAH; encoded by the coding sequence GTGAGGACGGTGATCGGCACCGCGCCGCCGGACGAAGGGTTGACAATGAGCGACTACGGGCACGCACTGACCTTCGGGTCGTTCCTGACGCCCGGCAACGCCGACCCGGCGCGGCCGGTAGGTCTCGCCATGCTCTCCGAGCAGGTCGGGCTCGACCTGGTCACCTTCCAGGACCATCCGTACCAGTCCAGTTTTCTGGACACCTGGACGCTGCTGAGCTTCGTGGCCGCGCGCACCGAGCGGGTCCGGCTGGCCGCGAACGTGACAAACCTGCCGCTGCGCCCACCCGCCGTGCTGGCGCGCAGCGTGGCCAGCCTCGACCTGCTCAGCGGTGGCCGCACCGAGCTGGGCCTGGGCGCCGGGGCGTTCTGGGACGCCATCGAGGCGATGGGCGGTCGGCGGCTCTCCCCCGGCCAGGGCGTACAGGCCCTGGAGGAGGCGATCGAGATCATCCGCCAGATCTGGGACGCCGACGCCCGCGGTGGCGTCCGGGTCGACGGGAAGTTCCACCGCGCCGTCGGGGCTAAGCGGGGTCCCGCCGGAGCCCATGACCTGAGCATCTGGCTCGGCGCCTACAAGCCGCGCATGCTCGCGCTGACCGGGCGGCGGGCCGACGGCTGGCTGCCCTCGCTTGCCTACCTGAGCCCCGGTGACCTGGCCAAGGGCAACGCGATCATCGACGACGCCGCCACCGAGGCGGGTCGTTCGCCGGCCGACGTGCGCCGGCTGCTCAACATCAACGGACGGTTCGCACCGGTCGGGCGCGGCCCGCTGGACGGGCCGGCCGAGCAGTGGGCCGAGGAACTGGCCGACCTCGCCCTCACCGAGGGGATCAGCACCTTCATCCTGGGCAGCGACGACCCCGACGACCTGCGACGGTTCGCCGCCGAGGTGGCCCCGGCCACCCGGGAACTGGTCGCCACCGAACGCGGCACCGGCACGGCCGGCACCGGCACGAGCGGCACCGGCACGAGCGGCACCTCGACGGCCGACTCCCGGCCCGACAGCGCGCCGGCCACGGCACCAGGCGGCACCACACGCACGGCACCGGGCGGCACGACGAACACGGCACCGGGCGGGGTCGGGCGGGCGGCGGGCCGCCGGGCCGGCGTCGGGGCGACCCCGTTCGCGGTGGTGCCGACACCCGACGACGGGGTACGCCGCAGCGAGGTGCGGGTGTGGGACGAGTCGACCCGGCCCAGCGGGCCGGCGCCCGACCCCGAGCGCACCTACACCGCGCACGAGCAGGCCGGCGCGCAGCACCTGATCGACGTGCACGACGGGCTACGCGCCGAACTGGCCCAGATCCACGATCTGATCGAGCAGGTCGCCGCCGGGTTGATCGACGTGGGCACCGCCCGGTCGCACATCAACACGATGACCATGCGGCAGAACAAGTGGACCCTCGGCACCTACTGCGAGTCGTACTGCCGGGTGGTGACCACCCACCACACCATCGAGGACCGGTCGCTCTTCCCGCACCTGCGCCGGGCCGACTCCCGGCTGGCGCCGGTCATCGACCGGCTCGAAGCCGAGCACCACGCCATCCACGACGTACTGGAGGGGGTCGACCGGGCGCTTGTCGCCTTCGTCGCCACGCCGGACGGAATGGCCGAGCTGCGGGCCGCGGTCGACCTGCTCAGCGACACGCTGCTGTCCCACCTGTCGTACGAGGAACGCGAACTGGTCGAGCCGATCGCCCGACTCGGCGCGCACTGA
- a CDS encoding archease produces MTQARGHRWVPHTADVRIEAWAPDRSGCLAEAVCALVESFTDPAGARPRAEREFHAPPGTDEDLLVSLLDEVIFRLETTDELPLRTEVADDGAGGLLVRWHTTGTAEVELTGAVPKAVALHELRFGRDDRGWSCAVTLDV; encoded by the coding sequence GTGACGCAGGCGCGGGGGCACCGGTGGGTGCCGCACACCGCCGACGTGCGGATCGAGGCGTGGGCGCCGGACCGGTCGGGCTGCCTGGCCGAGGCGGTGTGCGCGCTTGTCGAGTCGTTCACCGATCCGGCCGGGGCCCGGCCCCGGGCCGAGCGCGAGTTCCACGCACCGCCCGGCACCGACGAGGACCTGCTGGTCAGCCTCCTCGATGAGGTGATCTTCCGGCTGGAGACGACGGACGAGCTGCCGTTGCGCACCGAGGTCGCCGACGACGGTGCCGGCGGTCTGCTGGTGCGCTGGCACACCACGGGCACCGCCGAGGTGGAACTGACCGGCGCGGTGCCGAAGGCGGTCGCGCTGCACGAGCTGCGCTTCGGCCGCGACGACCGGGGCTGGTCCTGCGCGGTGACCCTGGACGTCTGA